The following coding sequences lie in one Pontibacter sp. G13 genomic window:
- a CDS encoding acyl-CoA dehydrogenase family protein, with protein MSVILKDQLPGLDFQLSENQIMIADMIRRYGEEKIKPIVMKYDESQEFPIHIFKELGEMGLMGVLVPEEYGGSGFGYFEYVTAISELAKICGSIGLSMAAHNSLCTGHILKFANEEQKKKYLPKLATAEWIGAWGLTEANTGSDAGNMSTTAVEDGDHYVLNGAKNFITHGKSGNVAVVIARTGKPRERNNATAFIVERGTPGFKAGKKEDKLGMRASETTEMIFEDCRVHKSHIIGQVGEGFKQALGVLDGGRISIAALGLGIAKGAFEASLKYAKERHQFDRPLTDFQAISFKLADMAMEIEAGEMLTFKAAHLINTKQSVNEAGAIAKLFTSEAAVRIANEAVQIHGGYGYIKDFPVEKYYRDAKLCTIGEGTSEIQKLVIARSILK; from the coding sequence ATGAGTGTCATTTTGAAAGATCAATTACCCGGATTGGACTTCCAACTCTCAGAGAACCAGATCATGATTGCAGACATGATTCGGCGATATGGGGAGGAGAAGATCAAACCGATAGTCATGAAATACGACGAGTCCCAAGAGTTTCCCATTCACATTTTCAAGGAATTGGGAGAGATGGGACTGATGGGGGTGCTCGTTCCTGAGGAATATGGCGGCTCTGGATTCGGCTACTTCGAATATGTGACCGCTATCAGTGAGTTGGCTAAAATCTGCGGGTCGATCGGACTCTCTATGGCGGCACACAATTCCCTGTGTACAGGTCATATTCTGAAATTTGCCAATGAAGAGCAAAAGAAGAAATACCTCCCCAAATTGGCCACTGCCGAATGGATTGGTGCCTGGGGATTGACCGAAGCCAATACGGGTTCCGATGCCGGAAACATGAGCACCACTGCCGTCGAGGATGGTGACCATTACGTGCTTAACGGCGCCAAGAACTTCATCACGCACGGCAAAAGCGGAAATGTTGCGGTTGTGATTGCCCGTACAGGCAAGCCACGTGAGCGCAACAATGCGACAGCCTTCATCGTCGAAAGGGGCACTCCCGGCTTCAAGGCTGGCAAAAAAGAAGACAAGCTCGGCATGCGTGCCTCTGAGACCACGGAGATGATCTTCGAAGATTGCCGTGTGCACAAGTCCCATATCATCGGACAAGTCGGAGAAGGGTTCAAGCAGGCCCTTGGCGTGTTGGATGGAGGTCGGATCTCCATTGCTGCGCTAGGACTTGGTATTGCCAAAGGAGCTTTCGAGGCTTCCCTGAAGTATGCCAAGGAACGACACCAGTTTGACCGTCCACTTACCGACTTTCAGGCCATTTCCTTCAAGCTTGCAGATATGGCCATGGAAATTGAAGCAGGAGAAATGCTGACTTTCAAGGCTGCTCACTTGATCAATACCAAGCAAAGCGTGAATGAAGCGGGTGCCATTGCCAAGCTCTTTACTTCCGAAGCTGCGGTACGCATTGCCAACGAAGCTGTGCAGATCCATGGGGGTTACGGGTACATCAAAGATTTCCCGGTGGAAAAATATTACCGTGATGCCAAGTTGTGC